Proteins encoded in a region of the Geobacillus genomosp. 3 genome:
- the comGG gene encoding competence type IV pilus minor pilin ComGG: protein MGRQDGVIFPLVAVVALLFAFSVTHVLLLYEVEQQAMHDARQAVEADELVQMAVFDVREQIAASDPSMVGHEGEWTYPRGTAVYRWEKEGETSVRVALSVRSSSGLRRSVVFTVVLPALHITEWSEQND from the coding sequence ATGGGACGTCAGGACGGTGTCATTTTTCCGCTTGTAGCGGTCGTCGCGCTGCTGTTTGCTTTTTCCGTTACGCACGTCCTGCTTTTATATGAAGTGGAACAACAGGCGATGCATGACGCCCGTCAGGCCGTTGAGGCGGATGAGCTCGTGCAGATGGCCGTATTTGACGTAAGAGAACAAATCGCGGCGTCGGATCCATCGATGGTCGGGCATGAAGGGGAATGGACGTACCCGCGCGGGACAGCTGTCTATCGTTGGGAAAAAGAGGGGGAAACGAGCGTCCGAGTCGCCTTGTCCGTCCGCTCGTCATCCGGACTGAGAAGAAGTGTTGTGTTTACGGTGGTGCTCCCGGCGCTCCATA